A part of Gossypium hirsutum isolate 1008001.06 chromosome A07, Gossypium_hirsutum_v2.1, whole genome shotgun sequence genomic DNA contains:
- the LOC107937992 gene encoding superoxide dismutase [Fe], chloroplastic isoform X1, translated as MAATTSMVTSLTFTIPSLGFRLPTRSYPCVKPQRRFVRKAASNVITATYELKAPPYPLNALEPHMSRETLEYHWGKHHRTYVENLNKQVVGTDLEGLSLEDIIIVTYNKGDILPAFNNAAQAWNHDFFWESMKPGGGGKPSGDLLDLIERDFGSFERFIEEFKSAAATQFGSGWAWLAYKANRLDVENAVNPWPSEKDKKLVIVKSPNAMNPLVWDYFPLLTIDVWEHAYYLDFQNQRPDYISVFMEKLVSWETVNTRLEKAKARAAEREMEEERRRKEEEEGKPTNEEDDDDDLEMYVDNDNDDSEAE; from the exons ATGGCGGCAACTACTTCCATGGTTACGTCATTAACCTTCACAATTCCTTCGCTAG GGTTTCGCCTACCCACTCGTAGCTACCCATGTGTAAAACCCCAG AGACGTTTTGTGAGGAAGGCTGCTTCAAATGTTATAACGGCAACATATGAGTTGAAGGCACCTCCATATCCCTTG AATGCATTGGAACCTCATATGAGCCGAGAAACCCTGGAGTATCATTGGGGAAAACATCACAGAACCTATGTGGAGAACCTAAACAAGCAAGTTGTAGGAACAGATCTAGAAGGGTTGTCTTTGGAAGACATTATCATTGTTACATACAATAAGGGTGATATACTCCCTGCATTCAATAATGCTGCACAG GCCTGGAACCATGATTTTTTCTGGGAATCAATGAAACCAGGTGGTGGAGGAAAGCCATCTGGGGATCTTCTAGATCTGATCGAAAGAGATTTTGGTTCATTTGAACGATTCATTGAAGAGTTTAAGTCCGCTGCAGCTACTCAGTTTGGTTCTGGCTGGGCTTGGCTTGCAT ACAAAGCAAATAGGCTTGATGTGGAAAATGCAGTAAATCCTTGGCCATCAGAGAAGGATAAAAAGCTTGTAATAGTGAAAAGTCCAAATGCTATGAATCCCCTTGTTTGGGACTACTTT CCACTCCTTACTATTGATGTCTGGGAG CATGCTTATTACCTTGACTTTCAG AATCAACGACCAGATTATATATCAGTGTTCATGGAGAAGCTTGTATCTTGGGAAACAGTTAATACTAGACTTGAAAAAGCAAAGGCTCGAGCTGCCGAGAGGGAAATGGAGGAAGAGAggaggagaaaagaagaagaagagggcaAACCgactaatgaagaagatgatgatgatgatttagaGATGTACGTAGATAATGACAATGATGATTCAGAGGCTGAATGA
- the LOC107937992 gene encoding superoxide dismutase [Fe], chloroplastic isoform X2, protein MIKERRFVRKAASNVITATYELKAPPYPLNALEPHMSRETLEYHWGKHHRTYVENLNKQVVGTDLEGLSLEDIIIVTYNKGDILPAFNNAAQAWNHDFFWESMKPGGGGKPSGDLLDLIERDFGSFERFIEEFKSAAATQFGSGWAWLAYKANRLDVENAVNPWPSEKDKKLVIVKSPNAMNPLVWDYFPLLTIDVWEHAYYLDFQNQRPDYISVFMEKLVSWETVNTRLEKAKARAAEREMEEERRRKEEEEGKPTNEEDDDDDLEMYVDNDNDDSEAE, encoded by the exons ATGATAAAAGAG AGACGTTTTGTGAGGAAGGCTGCTTCAAATGTTATAACGGCAACATATGAGTTGAAGGCACCTCCATATCCCTTG AATGCATTGGAACCTCATATGAGCCGAGAAACCCTGGAGTATCATTGGGGAAAACATCACAGAACCTATGTGGAGAACCTAAACAAGCAAGTTGTAGGAACAGATCTAGAAGGGTTGTCTTTGGAAGACATTATCATTGTTACATACAATAAGGGTGATATACTCCCTGCATTCAATAATGCTGCACAG GCCTGGAACCATGATTTTTTCTGGGAATCAATGAAACCAGGTGGTGGAGGAAAGCCATCTGGGGATCTTCTAGATCTGATCGAAAGAGATTTTGGTTCATTTGAACGATTCATTGAAGAGTTTAAGTCCGCTGCAGCTACTCAGTTTGGTTCTGGCTGGGCTTGGCTTGCAT ACAAAGCAAATAGGCTTGATGTGGAAAATGCAGTAAATCCTTGGCCATCAGAGAAGGATAAAAAGCTTGTAATAGTGAAAAGTCCAAATGCTATGAATCCCCTTGTTTGGGACTACTTT CCACTCCTTACTATTGATGTCTGGGAG CATGCTTATTACCTTGACTTTCAG AATCAACGACCAGATTATATATCAGTGTTCATGGAGAAGCTTGTATCTTGGGAAACAGTTAATACTAGACTTGAAAAAGCAAAGGCTCGAGCTGCCGAGAGGGAAATGGAGGAAGAGAggaggagaaaagaagaagaagagggcaAACCgactaatgaagaagatgatgatgatgatttagaGATGTACGTAGATAATGACAATGATGATTCAGAGGCTGAATGA
- the LOC107937991 gene encoding cell division cycle 20.2, cofactor of APC complex isoform X1, with protein MDQSDKLRLLQSYWYSPRRLHDSPTRYHFPGDRFLPNRSLMDLDRAHTLLTNKTTDFKSSKCDEVYQQKLIESQSLNSEGKRIMVFKGSSKSSTKSIRFVDELRQEMATISDNKSKQAPYRSIPKAEMIVLDAPGLLDDYYVNIMSWGKNNVLAVGLGPTLYLWNSVDQRIHKLFHVREEDNWPTSITWSEEARTLAVGYTCSNLQLWDAESSKLIRSLQGHSERITSTAWNGHILTSGSRDKSIINHDIRARNHLASSIKKHSDEVCGLKWSNEGDRLASGGSEKQLYIWEASKMSSSKFLHLFTDHCAAVKALAWCPYQHNVLASGGGWNDRCIRIWNTQKGICIHSIETKAQISGLEWNRHHKEILSSHGYSTGEDQNKLCLWKYPSMTKVGEFGNHEPRIINLCQSPDGVTVVSAVADETLRFWDVFGPPMTGTSMASDLQGLFSSRNSLIR; from the exons ATGGATCAAAGCGATAAGCTGAGACTCCTTCAATCTTATTGGTATTCTCCAAGAAGACTCCATGACAGTCCCACTCGATACCATTTTCCG GGGGATCGGTTTTTACCCAACAGAAGTTTGATGGATCTTGATAGAGCTCACACTCTGTTGACCAACAAAACCACCGACTTCAAATCTTCGAAATGCGAT GAAGTGTATCAACAGAAACTGATTGAGAGTCAGTCTTTAAATTCTGAAGGGAAAAGGATTATGGTTTTCAAAGGAAGCTCAAAATCCAGCACAAAATCCATTCGTTTCGTTGATGAGTTGAGACAAGAAATGGCTACCATATCGGATAACAAGAGCAAACAGGCTCCATATCGGTCCATCCCCAAG GCAGAAATGATAGTTTTGGATGCACCGGGGCTTTTGGATGACTACTATGTGAACATCATGAGTTGGGGCAAAAACAACGTTCTAGCTGTTGGTTTGGGCCCAACACTGTACTTATGGAACTCAGTAGACCAGAGGATACACAAGTTGTTCCATGTTCGTGAAGAGGACAACTGGCCTACAAGCATAACCTGGTCCGAGGAAGCCCGAACTCTAGCTGTTGGATATACATGCTCCAACCTACAGCTCTGGGATGCTGAATCTTCGAAACTT ATTAGGAGCCTTCAAGGTCATAGTGAAAGGATAACATCCACCGCATGGAACGGCCACATTTTAACATCGGGAAGCCGGGACAAGTCCATTATCAATCATGACA TTAGAGCACGGAATCATTTAGCCTCCAGCATAAAAAAGCACTCCGATGAGGTGTGCGGTTTGAAATGGTCGAATGAAGGTGATAGGTTGGCAAGTGGAGGCAGTGAAAAGCAGTTATACATATGGGAAGCTTCCAAAATGAGTTCATCGAAGTTTCTCCATCTATTCACAGATCATTGCGCCGCAGTCAAGGCCCTTGCTTGGTGCCCATATCAGCATAATGTTCTTGCATCTGGAGGAGGCTGGAATGATAGGTGTATTAGGATATGGAATACACAGAAAGGAATCTGCATTCACAGTATTGAAACCAAAGCACAG ATTTCTGGGCTGGAATGGAACAGACATCACAAGGAGATATTGAGTAGCCATGGATACAGTACAGGGGAGGATCAAAACAAACTATGCCTCTGGAAGTACCCTTCGATGACAAAAGTGGGGGAGTTTGGGAACCATGAGCCCAGAATTATCAACCTATGCCAG AGCCCTGATGGAGTAACTGTTGTATCGGCTGTGGCAGATGAGACTCTTCGGTTTTGGGATGTTTTTGGACCCCCTATGACTGGAACTTCAATGGCATCGGATCTTCAAGGTCTTTTCTCTTCAAGGAATTCTCTGATAAGATAG
- the LOC107937991 gene encoding anaphase-promoting complex subunit cdc20 isoform X2, with product MTVPLDTIFRSLMDLDRAHTLLTNKTTDFKSSKCDEVYQQKLIESQSLNSEGKRIMVFKGSSKSSTKSIRFVDELRQEMATISDNKSKQAPYRSIPKAEMIVLDAPGLLDDYYVNIMSWGKNNVLAVGLGPTLYLWNSVDQRIHKLFHVREEDNWPTSITWSEEARTLAVGYTCSNLQLWDAESSKLIRSLQGHSERITSTAWNGHILTSGSRDKSIINHDIRARNHLASSIKKHSDEVCGLKWSNEGDRLASGGSEKQLYIWEASKMSSSKFLHLFTDHCAAVKALAWCPYQHNVLASGGGWNDRCIRIWNTQKGICIHSIETKAQISGLEWNRHHKEILSSHGYSTGEDQNKLCLWKYPSMTKVGEFGNHEPRIINLCQSPDGVTVVSAVADETLRFWDVFGPPMTGTSMASDLQGLFSSRNSLIR from the exons ATGACAGTCCCACTCGATACCATTTTCCG AAGTTTGATGGATCTTGATAGAGCTCACACTCTGTTGACCAACAAAACCACCGACTTCAAATCTTCGAAATGCGAT GAAGTGTATCAACAGAAACTGATTGAGAGTCAGTCTTTAAATTCTGAAGGGAAAAGGATTATGGTTTTCAAAGGAAGCTCAAAATCCAGCACAAAATCCATTCGTTTCGTTGATGAGTTGAGACAAGAAATGGCTACCATATCGGATAACAAGAGCAAACAGGCTCCATATCGGTCCATCCCCAAG GCAGAAATGATAGTTTTGGATGCACCGGGGCTTTTGGATGACTACTATGTGAACATCATGAGTTGGGGCAAAAACAACGTTCTAGCTGTTGGTTTGGGCCCAACACTGTACTTATGGAACTCAGTAGACCAGAGGATACACAAGTTGTTCCATGTTCGTGAAGAGGACAACTGGCCTACAAGCATAACCTGGTCCGAGGAAGCCCGAACTCTAGCTGTTGGATATACATGCTCCAACCTACAGCTCTGGGATGCTGAATCTTCGAAACTT ATTAGGAGCCTTCAAGGTCATAGTGAAAGGATAACATCCACCGCATGGAACGGCCACATTTTAACATCGGGAAGCCGGGACAAGTCCATTATCAATCATGACA TTAGAGCACGGAATCATTTAGCCTCCAGCATAAAAAAGCACTCCGATGAGGTGTGCGGTTTGAAATGGTCGAATGAAGGTGATAGGTTGGCAAGTGGAGGCAGTGAAAAGCAGTTATACATATGGGAAGCTTCCAAAATGAGTTCATCGAAGTTTCTCCATCTATTCACAGATCATTGCGCCGCAGTCAAGGCCCTTGCTTGGTGCCCATATCAGCATAATGTTCTTGCATCTGGAGGAGGCTGGAATGATAGGTGTATTAGGATATGGAATACACAGAAAGGAATCTGCATTCACAGTATTGAAACCAAAGCACAG ATTTCTGGGCTGGAATGGAACAGACATCACAAGGAGATATTGAGTAGCCATGGATACAGTACAGGGGAGGATCAAAACAAACTATGCCTCTGGAAGTACCCTTCGATGACAAAAGTGGGGGAGTTTGGGAACCATGAGCCCAGAATTATCAACCTATGCCAG AGCCCTGATGGAGTAACTGTTGTATCGGCTGTGGCAGATGAGACTCTTCGGTTTTGGGATGTTTTTGGACCCCCTATGACTGGAACTTCAATGGCATCGGATCTTCAAGGTCTTTTCTCTTCAAGGAATTCTCTGATAAGATAG
- the LOC107937991 gene encoding anaphase-promoting complex subunit cdc20 isoform X3 — translation MVFKGSSKSSTKSIRFVDELRQEMATISDNKSKQAPYRSIPKAEMIVLDAPGLLDDYYVNIMSWGKNNVLAVGLGPTLYLWNSVDQRIHKLFHVREEDNWPTSITWSEEARTLAVGYTCSNLQLWDAESSKLIRSLQGHSERITSTAWNGHILTSGSRDKSIINHDIRARNHLASSIKKHSDEVCGLKWSNEGDRLASGGSEKQLYIWEASKMSSSKFLHLFTDHCAAVKALAWCPYQHNVLASGGGWNDRCIRIWNTQKGICIHSIETKAQISGLEWNRHHKEILSSHGYSTGEDQNKLCLWKYPSMTKVGEFGNHEPRIINLCQSPDGVTVVSAVADETLRFWDVFGPPMTGTSMASDLQGLFSSRNSLIR, via the exons ATGGTTTTCAAAGGAAGCTCAAAATCCAGCACAAAATCCATTCGTTTCGTTGATGAGTTGAGACAAGAAATGGCTACCATATCGGATAACAAGAGCAAACAGGCTCCATATCGGTCCATCCCCAAG GCAGAAATGATAGTTTTGGATGCACCGGGGCTTTTGGATGACTACTATGTGAACATCATGAGTTGGGGCAAAAACAACGTTCTAGCTGTTGGTTTGGGCCCAACACTGTACTTATGGAACTCAGTAGACCAGAGGATACACAAGTTGTTCCATGTTCGTGAAGAGGACAACTGGCCTACAAGCATAACCTGGTCCGAGGAAGCCCGAACTCTAGCTGTTGGATATACATGCTCCAACCTACAGCTCTGGGATGCTGAATCTTCGAAACTT ATTAGGAGCCTTCAAGGTCATAGTGAAAGGATAACATCCACCGCATGGAACGGCCACATTTTAACATCGGGAAGCCGGGACAAGTCCATTATCAATCATGACA TTAGAGCACGGAATCATTTAGCCTCCAGCATAAAAAAGCACTCCGATGAGGTGTGCGGTTTGAAATGGTCGAATGAAGGTGATAGGTTGGCAAGTGGAGGCAGTGAAAAGCAGTTATACATATGGGAAGCTTCCAAAATGAGTTCATCGAAGTTTCTCCATCTATTCACAGATCATTGCGCCGCAGTCAAGGCCCTTGCTTGGTGCCCATATCAGCATAATGTTCTTGCATCTGGAGGAGGCTGGAATGATAGGTGTATTAGGATATGGAATACACAGAAAGGAATCTGCATTCACAGTATTGAAACCAAAGCACAG ATTTCTGGGCTGGAATGGAACAGACATCACAAGGAGATATTGAGTAGCCATGGATACAGTACAGGGGAGGATCAAAACAAACTATGCCTCTGGAAGTACCCTTCGATGACAAAAGTGGGGGAGTTTGGGAACCATGAGCCCAGAATTATCAACCTATGCCAG AGCCCTGATGGAGTAACTGTTGTATCGGCTGTGGCAGATGAGACTCTTCGGTTTTGGGATGTTTTTGGACCCCCTATGACTGGAACTTCAATGGCATCGGATCTTCAAGGTCTTTTCTCTTCAAGGAATTCTCTGATAAGATAG